GAGCCTTCCATGGCTGGCCCTGCAATGACGGAGATGCGCATTGTGgtgccgctccgccagctgccgccgcgacgcgtcGCGCCGCCGGTGATTCTGTACGCCACTCCAGACGACGAGTATGGCGTCGACGGCGTGACTGGGGGGAGGCGTGGCAGTCGTCTCTTCCCTGATCGCTCGCGCCGCACAAGTTTCGCGGCACATCCGACTATCATGGAGCTGCCCGCAACAGGTGCACGTGATACCCCTCAGTCCtgtgggcagcagcggcgctctcTCAGCGCAAGCATATTGCGCACCAACAACTGGCCGAGGACGTCAGGGTCACCGTCGCTATCGGCGCGCACGGCACGGCGAGTttctgcggcagcagccggcgctgGAGCCGTCACGTTCATCGATCCGCTGTCGACCGGAGCTGCGGTGCAacacagcgacggcgttggcGCGGGGCCAGGAATTATTCGTCAGCTGCGCGATGTTGCCCCAGCCGCCCTGTCAACGTTTGGCGTCATGGAGAAGGGCAACCCTGTGGAGCCGGGGcagagcaccgccgcgaagTTGACTGTGCCCTCCGCATCGACCCCTCCGCCAATGCCGCCGTCGAAGTCGTCGCATCCGCGCTGCGAACAAGTcgaggcggcgatgctgaGGGAGCACGTGGACATgcctgccgccgtcgcggcagatgaggcgcacgcggcggcgatgcggcgcgacGAGCTAGGGTACGCCCACCCAGATTCACTATTCAGAGTAGCGGACATTAACGACGATGAGTTCCTGCTAATGCGCACTGGCCCCAAAGGCTATGCGCggcgtgaggcggaggcggcggcgctggcagagCTTGCCGAGCGGCAAGCGCAGCTGGCCGCTTGCACAGTCGATGAGCCGGGGTATCTTcgccagctggcggcggcggcggcggcggccgtgtccGACCCCTGCCGCGACAGTCCCAAGGACAGCGCCACGTTGCCCAACTCGGGTCTCTCTGCTAAGCGGCGCTCTCGTGCTTCGATCAAAACCGAACGTGATGGCGCGGCACGGGACCATCGCGTCGACGCGGCCGACAGCGCCGTTCATGTGGGGGGACACACAAATCTGCCTCTCGAGCTGGATCCTGCATGGCAACAAGACGATCCACACCGAGGCTCGCGCGAAGCGagggcgacgatgacgaggacgaaAGCCATGGGGAAGAGCTTCACCGACGAGCTGTGGTCGTGGACGGCAACGGAGGCGCATCACTGGTACTTTGATGACCTCGTCCCACTGCACCACGTCCTAACCGGCGCCGAGGTAGACCGCGCTCTTATCGTTGACGTCTCCCTCACCTGCGACGAGGCCGAAGCGTTGCAACGCTGCAGCGGGTACTACCGCGCCCTCGGCCAGTACACGGCCAGCTTCCTCACgcagaaggcgctgcagctgacgctgctgccgccctaCGGCTCTCTCTACTGCCTCACAACGCAGCTTCTCGACGTTTGCTTGCTGCAGAGGGCGCCGATTGCCGTGCGTCTCATGGACCTGTGGATTACGCTCGTGGACGCTGCACTGGAAATGACGGCAGAGGCTGAAGAGGCTTCGATGATGCAGAGAATCATAAGCGGGGAGACGCGACTGTCCGCGTTGGCGGCGCTCACAGACACCCGGCAGGGGCTGAACGTGACCGAggcgctctcctccctcaACTCGGCCTTCCAGCATGAGTGGGCGACATGTGTCACGAATGGCGAATCGACGGTGAAACTGGAGTGGAGGCTCATGTCgagcggtggggaggggcatGAGCGGCTCAGCTCAGTGGAAGAGGCTCTCGGCAGTGATGCCAACTTCACAgagggcgacgaggcggctgAGGAGGGTGTCCGAAACGTCTCCAGCGCTTCCCGTCTGCCACGCCAACCGACGCCGTTATCGCAAGGCAGCGCAGAGAAAGCGTCGAATGAGTCCTTTCCCATTCACTCCTTCCTTGCTTCACTCAGCctgacggcggcgagcccgtggtgcagcggagCGTGGTTGCTGCCAGATCACACGCTGCATTGCACTGGCGCCATCTTCCGCGCGCTCCTGTTTTGGAAGAGCGCGGAGCGGATCGTACTGCACACGTGGCGCGCCGGCATGGATAGTGGGCTCTCCagcgtcttcttcttctgcacGACCGTGCGCCAGGTGCTGTTGTCGAGTCTTCAGGAGACAGTGTGGGTGCGACTGGCAGAGCTGACGGCGGTGTACCGGGAGAGTTTGCGCTTCGAGGCCGGGGTCCTCTACACGTACCGTGCCCTTGAGAGCTTTACGATCGACCATGCCGCATTCTTGCGCGAGTGCGAGTTCTACACGCTCTGCGGCCCGCAGTTCCAGTGCCGCGTCCGCCCTGTGTTGCAGGCAATGGTGGACACcgtcgaggaagcggagAGGGCGCTGCGGTTTGCGCAGGTGTCGATACGGGTCGCACGGCGTCAGTACATGGCCACTTTTCGCTCCCTGGTGAGCAGTGCAAGCAGCAGTGaaagcgacggcgacacgggCTCCGACTTCTGCCGGCAAGCAAGGGGCCGACCAACGGTCGCGTCAGCACCTCAGCATGTTTTTACCCCCTCGCGGTGGTCTCGGCGAGCGCGGAAGCGGCAAAGCGATGGGAAAGCGCCGGCCGGCGGCAGTGTTGCTTGGGCCTCCCCTTGGTACCTGCAGCCCCTGGAAGACGCCCTGGCACGTCACTCCGAGAAGCTCTCGCCACCTGAAGCTACTAGCGGTCGACTCGCTGACGTGGATGCACCTGACACAGAGTCTGAAGTCGACTTTGACAGCGCTGGCACaccgcgcagacgcgccgAAAAAGGGAGAAAAGGGCAAGCAGTGACAGCAGAGCGGTCGCCGTCCTCGGCtgtcagcagcgccacgacAGCGCGCTTCACAACTCCGGTGTTCGACAAGTCGCTGCTTGCCGTGCCGGgcaccgccggcggtggggaGGAGACATATCGCGAAGGCGATTCAGCTTCCACTCCAACACCGCGCaagaagcgccgccgcggaggtaGTCAGCCAGCTGGCGCTCGCCAACCTACCACTGCCACAGAAGCGCCAATGGCCACGACACTGCGGGCTTCTGCGACTGCACAGCGCTCGCAAACCCCGAAGTGCAGCCGCAGTGCTGGCGTGAGTGTGCGGCAGCCCCCTGCTCCCGCTAAGGTGTCATCCTCGACGGTAACAGGTGCTGCAAAAACGGATACGCTAGCAATGAAGCGACCGCGGCGAGGTCGCCGCCAGCAAAGGCGGATGCCCTCAGCGGAACGCAAAGAGCGACGCTGCAAACTACGCGCGATTGCGGAGCGCAAAATCAAAGAAGAGGTGGACCACCAGCGTCGACTGGTGCGTGACATGATTTCTCGCCAGTTGCGTCGCTTCGCATGGCTCACGCAGTCCCTACGGAACGCGCTAGCGGATGTGATAGTGGAAGAGGACGTAAAGAACATGGAGGACGAGAGtattgccgctgccgccaccgccacaagcGACGGCGCGTCGTTGAAGTCGATCAAGGACTTGCACaaggcacagcggcagcacatgAGCCGCAACACCTACATCTCAACGATTCTTCGAAAGCTCGATGCGCTGATCGAAGTGATGGCTACCCAGGTGTGATCCCTGCCTATGAAAAGAAaggtgtgtgcttgtgtatGTGAACGGTGAGGCAGTTGATCTCGCCAAGGAAAACTCGTTGCATGGTCATCGCGCTGGACAggatcagctgctgctgcttttgtgggcttttctctctctctttctctatCCTGTGCTCATGCGGTCGTCGATTCGATGAGCTGTTTCGTTTTATGAGTCCTCTATGCCCAGGCAAACAAGGGTCACCAAAACGGCTTCCACGTCAAGCGCCAACGATCATGTGGGGCgatgcacgtgcacgcatcCATGCGCTTGTGTGGGCTCATCTTTGCTCATCCGCTGCGCCcgtcgctcgctcgctcactCTCTTCCTTCGGGCACGTCTGCAGAGCGCATTGGGGGATTTGGGAAGCCAAAAAAGGTGAGGGCGCGCGTGGCCCGCAGGCGTACTACGCCTCTGCCGCACAAATCACTACCCTGCTTCAATGCTGTACCTCTCCCTTTAAGTCGCATCGGCGTTCTCAAACATGTCGCTCGCCTCTATTGGGTGGCCGGGCGGGCTCGTCAGCCcatcatctctctctctctctcttctcccgGTGCCttcaccctcctcccccctacCGTTTTCtacccccaccctctccctatCTCTGGTTCCATCGCATTaacaaacatacacacatgccaCGTATGCGCTGCCCTGGACGTGCTTAGATGTCTGCGGAGAAGGTGCTCCTGTAGCAGCCTCGAGAGCCCACCATCATCTCCCACCCCACTAACGCTTCAACTCTAACGGTTCCTCCTGCCCTCATCTCTCTGTGTCCTTTagggtgtgcgcgcgccctcaTCCTTCGCCGACTCTCAAGCATCACCGCGAGAACGCACCTGCGCACTTGCGCTGAGACTTCGCCTTTTTAAACTCTCCACTGCGCCCTGCCCTTAACGTAAAAGAAGCCCACCTAACATATCCTTCTCTATCTGCCTTCATCAACGCCGTGATTGTCCGACGCGGGGACCCCTCGGCGTGCCAttcaccaccacacacaacaaCCCCCGGATTAGCCGATATAGATATACTCTGCACCACGCACCCCCTTTGGCTTCCCTTTTTCACagttcctcctctcccctcccctcacatctttttttttgtcgtgtTTGCTCGCAGCCAACAATGTCTTCCTTGCAGAAGATCAACGATATCGAGGCGGAGCTCGCCCGCACGCAGAAGAACAAGGCTACCATGGCCCACATTTGCGCTCTCAAGGCCcgcctggcgcagctgaagcgcGAGCTCATCGCGTCTGAGTCGAAGAAAGGCGGTGGCAAGGGCGAAGGCTTCGATGTGCAGAAAACCGGCGACGCTCGCATCGGCTTCATTGGCTTTCCGTCTGTTGGCAagtcgacgctgctgtcGAAGATGACCTCGACTCACTCTGAGGTGGCCGCGTACGAGTTCACCACGCTCACCTGCGTGCCTGGTGTGGTGAATTACCGCGGCGCCAAGCTGCAGATGCTGGACCTGCCCGGTATCATCGAAGGTGCCAAGGACGGTAAGGGTCGAGGCCGGCAAGTCATTGCAGTGGCCCGCACTTGCTCTCTCATCCTCATCGTGCTTGACATTGCCAaaccgctgcagcacaagcTCATCATTGAGCGTGAGTTGGACGGCTTCGGCATTCGGCTGAACAAGTCGCCACCGGATATTGTGATTCGAAAAAAGGACCGCGGTGGCATCAGCATCTCCTCGACGTGTCCGCTCACGCACATCGACCAGGAGACGATCAAGATCATCTTAGGCGAGTACCGCATGGCGAACGCCGACGTCACCTTCCGCGGCGACTACACGGCCGACGAGTTCATAGATGCGATCGAAGGGAATCGCGCGTATATCCCGGCCATTTACGTGCTGAACAAGATCGACCAAATTTCGATCGAGGAACTCGACATCGTCGCCCGCATCCCGCACAACTGCCCAATCTCTGCCCATCACGAGTGGAACCTGGACGGGCTCCTCGAGTGCATATGGGATCACCTGAACTTCATTCGCGTGTACACGAAGCCGAAGGGTCAGGTGCCAGACTACGACGCGCCGGTCATTCTCAAGAAGTCGCCACAGCCGTCGGTGGAGAGCTTCTGCAACCGCATTCACAGACAGCTGATACGCAACTACAAGTatgcgtgggtgtggggaTCGTCTGTGAAACACCAGCCGCAGCGTGTGGGCAAGGATCACTCGCTGGATGACGAGGATGTCGTGCAGGTGGTGAAGAAGGTATAGAAACAACGAGGAAACTGCATCCGCGCCCAGCCTGAGAGGTCAACAGCGACGAAGGTGCACCCACTAAGGATGCCGCCGACTACGccacacaacacacgcgcacggtGCTCGAGGGCAATGAGGGAGGTGAGCTTGCATCTCATCAGCGCTTCACCGCGTCTCCGTCCTCCTTCTTAGAGTCGGGTCCCTTACGCACCGTCGGCGCGGCATGTCGAGATGGACTTGAATGTGAGCTGGCGAGCTTGACTGCTTCGGAAAGACGTTGATGGGCATCCtagtgtgcgtgtatgtgtgcgcacTCCCAGCAAGGGACGGCGCAGGCACCGACATCATGTGCGAAAGCTGTGAGCGTTGCTGTTGCCCGAGGgaaagcagcggcgtgcaaAGTGACGTCAAGCAGCCAGAGAGTTTGCTGGAGTGCGTGGCAGCACAGCGACATTGTCTCGTTCGCGTTTGCTTGTCTGTGTCCGTTGTGGTTTGGGGTGCACGGATACATGAAAAGTGACagttttgcgtgtgtgtgtgtgtatgcgtacGCATGAGGCGGCACACCCTTTCCGCCACTCTAACGgcaccgcacgcacactcgtGTCtgtacacgcgcgcgcgttcgTTCTCTCCCTGCTCTCGCCTTCCTCGTCGCTCCTCCCCTTCCGGCACTCCCACTTGCCCGACTCCAAGTCGGGTTCAGTAGAGAGTTTTTGACTGTCTGTGCCCTGtcacacacgtacgcgcaTCGGTGCCGCATGATTATCTAACAAGGGGCTTGGCCGTCGGCGACTCTCTCAGCTTTAAGGGGCCTTCCCTTTTGTgcgttgtcgttgtttcTCTCTGTAGTTTGTTTgccttctgtttttttttttcttgttttggTGAGGTCTATCTCTGCGTCTgggcgtacgtgtgtgtgtgtgtgtgtgtgcgtgtgttcggTGGCATCTAATCTACGTTTCAATCGCCAAGAGGCCGTTTTCGTGCCCGATCCCCGAgcagcagaaaaagaaaaaacggAAAAGAAGAGTGCAACCGTGACGCCCACAAATCAATTCCGTTTCTAGTAGCGCGCGGTTACGTGTCCTGCCAGAGACCACCTCTTCTCCGTCGcacagagaagcagcggtgAGTCGCAGTCAGCGtcggtgcgcgcgccgctgtgaGCTCATGTGTGTGGAAGGGAAGATGAGGAGAAAGGGTGTTGACATGAAGCACGGAAATGTGCACGCTAATCACAATGCACTCTCACTCATGTCACTCCGTCTTTTTTTTGCGCGTGTGATTCCACCGCCAACGAATCAGCACGCATACCCATCTGTCATCGCTACAACTTACTTTTGTCACTACCCTCTCAATCTCACACGCTTCCTTCTCGaacgcacccccccccctaccctGCAGAGCCTTCGGTAATTCCTTCATCCTGTGGTGTATGTGCCCTCTCCAACAGTTGGAGTCTTCATTGAAACCGTCGTGGCACATCGGCACACGATCACCTAAGCTCAAGCACGCACTGTTACAcccaagcacacacgcacaaccaCACCGACCCGTTTAAACGTGGAGAGACTACAGCTGATCAGCTGAAGGACAACCGCACGCGAAGGGCAACGCAGAAACGAaaagggaagaagaggaaagTAGCGAAGtcataaacacacacatacatatacatatatatatatatataaggACCGAAAGATCTGCGTTAATTCTAAGCCGAATCGTTAGTGgctgccgtgtgtgtgtgtgtgcgtgcatacTCGGCATTGTTAGCCCCatcccctccttctctctccctcctctgcctACTAAGACCGTAGCACGCCGCGCAGAGGGggctcctctctcttcctaTTCGCTTGAGCCGCCGCTGATCTACGCTGGCATGTTCGCTTCcctcacagacacacgcgcctgAGCAATACCCTCCCTCCGCCCACCCCGCAGAAAAAAAGTAAAGAGCCTTTCGCTATCCCGCTCTTCTTTGCTGTTTTCGTTGTTTCTGCTTGATTGCTTTTTCATTCTTGCTGCTCCTCATTGACTGAAGCGTTGTTTTCAGTACGGTGACTCTGGTTGCCAGCTCCCTCGCCTTGGCCACGGAACAAGCCTAGTCGTTTCTCCTCACTCTCTCCCAGCTTTCGAAGCTTATAGAAGCTGCTTTCTTGTGTGAGCTTGTGCTTGTGTATATGTTTGTTTCATTTTTTTGTACCATACTctgcacacacccacgcatAGACTTCTTAACTCCCCGTATCTTCTTGAGGTGCAACTGCACAGcagtgtgcgcgtgtgcctctcttttctctcctctccgccgtTTTATCGATCACGCAACCTTCTGACTTtttgttgcgtgtgtgtgtgctcgctcTGCGAGGCTCTTCTCATcatccccctccgccctcttcggtcgcttttctttctctgcgTAATCATCATTGGTAAAAAAAAACGAATCAAGGCAAATTCACCCGTTCTCTTGCTCTGtctgttttgtgtgtgtgtgtgggtgggtgggtgggtgggtgggtgggtgtatgtgtgtgtgtgttgcttCTCCTGCTGCCCGGTGTGTGCGAAGCTGCTGTTCGCCATCTTCTGGTGTCTGTGGCTCTGTGTCTCActcactctccctctctctctctcctgctcaCCTTGTCTATATATACGTGTGGTGCCGCATTAAATTGTTTTCGATTGGGGGCTTTccgcgtgtatgtgcgggTTTTGTATGTGCGCCCAGCGTGTTTTGccatcgccctcctccctgcccctctccctctttctcatCCAGCGGAGCGCTCCAGAGtaaggaggcagaggagccGTCAACGCAGCAGGTGTGTTCATTTCTCATCAGCCCTTCTAACGAGATATCACCAAACAAAGGAAACATTTTTTCACGACAGCATTTGTGGAAGCAACCTTGCCTCCCTGCCACTACGACTGTCTCGGAACTGCTTGTGGGTGTCGCCTTCTGCCAGCGTTTGGGCAGTCCGCGCCGCGCTCCGCAGTGCCGAGCCCCAcaccgtcgcagcagcgccaccgcacgcgcacaccgacaaAAAAACTCGAGGGGCACCTAATGAGCGTGGCACCGAAAGCGCCAATGCCGGCGATTTCATCGGTTGCCGCCGCGTCTGCTGCCCGCAAAGCTTCTCAGCAGGCTGTGGGGCCTCTCAAGGGCACTGTCGCCCTCAGGCGCCTCGTGGACGTGCTTTTGTTCGTAGGGCCAAGCGGCTGTGGCAAGTCTACGGTGATtcgccggctgcagcgcgactGGCCCACGCTATTTGAGTTCAGCGTGAGCCACACAACCCGTTGCCCGCGGCCCGGCGAGGTGCATGGGCAGCACTACTACTTCGTCACCATGGAGGAGTTTCAGCAGCTGGTCGACGCGGGTCACATGATTGAATACTCGCGGCTCTGCATGCCCGaaacgtcgtcgtcgacgcctcCGCTGAGCAAGCCAGTCGGCAACCTCTACGGGACTAGCAAGAAAGCCCTGAACACGGTGCTCGCGTGCAATCGTGTCGTGCTCATGGACACGGATCTGCTCGGCGCCATCAACATTCGGCGCTATTGCTCTCGTGAGGTGGCGAGCACGAGTCCGGTGACCGTTTcgcgagcgcagcgcagTATAGTGcagcacgacggcggcgccgctccggCCGCGCAGGCTCCGCTAACCCTCTCCACACCTCGGCACGTGGCCGTCTCTGTGGAGAACGAGCACGCCGCGGTCCTCATGAGTGCGTATTCATCCAAGGATTCGATATTGTCGTCGTCCCCTTCCTGTGCTGCACCCGCGgtcacacgcacgctgcgctgcatGATCATCTTCATCGCGCCACCTAGCATGCAGGTGTtggagcagcggctgcgagaACGCAAGACTGAAACGGAAGCGTCGATTCAGCTGCGCATGACGCTAAATCGGCAGTGGATGCAGTGGGCCAGGGAGAATCAGTCGTTCTTTGACCACTACATCGTGAACGACCACCTTGATCTCTGCTACGCCAAGGTGAAGGAGATTGTGCGGGCAGAGGTGCTCATGGTGGAGAGCACTCTGTGAAGAGGGGGTTGAGGCCAATGTgcagcggaggggaggggaggtgtaATGCGAATCGGATGGTTTGGGGGCGGGGTAGTGACGTTGCACACATCGAGAGGATAGCAACGAAGAGAGCCGCACCGGGACGAGGCGCGGTGTGAGGCTCTTTTCGGGTTGTCTTGCCTTTTTGTTgattttttttgtggttgTTGGTGCTTCGCCGTGCTGGAAACAGACGACGTTTTGTTCGCTTGGTactgttgttgctgctgctgtcgctgttgctgctgagaCGTGGTCTACTAGCAAGGTTGAGCGCCGGCGTTGATTTGGTTTGTTGTCATGCCTCCCCTTTTagtttttttgttgttgcctctaaacgtgtgtgtgtcctgtCTCTACCTACTCACCTTGTATTGCTATTCTGTGTGTCTGACCGTGTTTGGGCCGCCTCCCTCACCGTCCACATCAGCCTCCCTCCCATGCCGCTTGAGATAGCGAGGAATGCGACGTACGTTCTTGCCTCTCGCCCTTTTCTTCGCAGTTCTTGGcttctgtgcgtgcgtggtgcTTCCTTGTTGTTTTCCGTGGGCTTGACGGCACGCTAAGCTTCTGCGTACATCGCACCAGCAACGGTGTTACGCGCACCCTCACTTTCTCCCCCCCCGCTTCCCCCATTATCATGTCGATCTTGCAAGCAAACGAAGAAGAAGCCCGTGTTGCGGGCAGTGTGAGCGCGTTGGTCTTGTGCATGGCAAatcgcgctgccgctgaactcgtcttgtgtgtgtgtgtgtgtgtgccgtctgtctgcgtgcgtcttAGCATTCTCTATGTTTTATTTTTGTCGATTATTGATCTCATTTTTTCTGTGACGCCCAAGCGTGTTCGAGGGTTGCGCGTAAGAAGATGTGCCGAATCAGGAAgcagcgagaggggagaaaCAATattgaaaaaaaaaacatgaGTGTTAGTTGAAACGACGTGATAGTGAACGGGCAACCCGCCTGCGCTGCCGACGTACGTCTTCAGGGTTCGAATACTCATGCCTGTGAGCCAGTGGTTTCTCATCTGCCAAGCCGCATTCTCATATAACCGCACTCCACCTGCAAGCCAATTGCTCCGGCGTTGTCGCCCTGCACTGCTTCTTGCTGACTCTTCGGGCACTcaaccgcctcctcctcctacCCACCTCCTACATCTATCGCCTCGTTGCCTGCTTATCCGcccaaacaaaaaaaaacggacTCATCGTCGCTCTCCATACACTTGCGCCCAGAGTCGATCGTTTCTATTTCTGTATCTTTGTGTtttcccttctctttctcgccctcccccccccgcacacacacacatacacaccgcTGTTTTCTTGACaatggcggaggcgaaggtggTGAAGGACCTGGCGGAGGTGTGCGCGAGTGGTGCAGAGACCTATAGCGCATGGACAACTGCTAAAGCTCTCGTGCAACGCCGCTACCTTTCGGCCAAGGCGCAGGGCACGTTTGAGGACTGCGGCAAACTGCTTGCTTCCCTGACACGGGTGTTGCAGACGTACCTCCGCATCGATCTGGCACAGGAGCTGCTCAGTGACGTGCTCTTCCAAGTAATGGAGCACTTCTCTGCAAAGCAGGCGGCAGGCGCCACAGCGGCCGTTGTgaaggacggcggcgcgcctcaGTCTTCATTCGACCTAGCCGCAGCTAACTTTTTGCAGCACATGTTTGACACACTCCTCTCCGCGACCACGCGCACCTACACGCTGATGGGGCCCATGCCGCTCGTTGTAGAATGGAACAGGGATgcagacagcggcggcgtggaagccgctgtggcgcagTCGAAGCACGCCGCGCCATGGGCCGAGGCTGTAGTTCTCGAGTTCGCCGTTCGCGCGGCGGACTTTCTTTCACAGCGTCCCCAGAGCGCTGATGTATTGTCTCATTGGGCGCAGAATCTGTTTGTGTCGtacgagcagctgcttgcTCTCCGTCTGGCACTCCCGTCATCGCCACCCTCCACGCCGCAAGATGGCAAAGCTGcctcggctgctgccccctcgccgtcggtgccCGTCCCGACGCTGGcctcgcagctgctccgtATGAGCACATTCAATCGCGCCAGCAGAACTGGGAAAGAGTCTTCAGACAgcaccagcgcagcaacgACACCATTGACCGCCGCCGTGTACTGGCTCACCCATTTCGCTCGTGAGCCGAACGCGGTCAATCACCTCTT
The window above is part of the Leishmania major strain Friedlin complete genome, chromosome 36 genome. Proteins encoded here:
- a CDS encoding putative developmentally regulated GTP-binding protein 1 yields the protein MSSLQKINDIEAELARTQKNKATMAHICALKARLAQLKRELIASESKKGGGKGEGFDVQKTGDARIGFIGFPSVGKSTLLSKMTSTHSEVAAYEFTTLTCVPGVVNYRGAKLQMLDLPGIIEGAKDGKGRGRQVIAVARTCSLILIVLDIAKPLQHKLIIERELDGFGIRLNKSPPDIVIRKKDRGGISISSTCPLTHIDQETIKIILGEYRMANADVTFRGDYTADEFIDAIEGNRAYIPAIYVLNKIDQISIEELDIVARIPHNCPISAHHEWNLDGLLECIWDHLNFIRVYTKPKGQVPDYDAPVILKKSPQPSVESFCNRIHRQLIRNYKYAWVWGSSVKHQPQRVGKDHSLDDEDVVQVVKKV
- a CDS encoding guanylate kinase-like protein yields the protein MSVAPKAPMPAISSVAAASAARKASQQAVGPLKGTVALRRLVDVLLFVGPSGCGKSTVIRRLQRDWPTLFEFSVSHTTRCPRPGEVHGQHYYFVTMEEFQQLVDAGHMIEYSRLCMPETSSSTPPLSKPVGNLYGTSKKALNTVLACNRVVLMDTDLLGAINIRRYCSREVASTSPVTVSRAQRSIVQHDGGAAPAAQAPLTLSTPRHVAVSVENEHAAVLMSAYSSKDSILSSSPSCAAPAVTRTLRCMIIFIAPPSMQVLEQRLRERKTETEASIQLRMTLNRQWMQWARENQSFFDHYIVNDHLDLCYAKVKEIVRAEVLMVESTL